One Xylanibacillus composti genomic region harbors:
- the thiI gene encoding tRNA uracil 4-sulfurtransferase ThiI, with the protein MRPQYILVRFGEVTLKGRNRTRFEQQLVKDMKRKLEAFPKSAIEHTFGRALIALNGEAYEGVSAALKRVFGIYSFSPVLRTDQQLENIREAALAVMKQYDPEPRTFKVTARRADKSYPHDSQKMNHLVGGYVLKNMPGLKVDVREPEVQLWVEIRPEGVFVYSQIEKGLKGFPAGSNGKGMLMLSGGIDSPVAGWLAMKRGLRVEAVHFHSYPYTSERAKQKVIDLARTLADYVDEVTLHLVPFTDIQVRLKQESNDNLLITLMRRIMFRITEKLAHANDAKAIVTGENLGQVASQTLSSLYAIEQVTTLPILRPLIMMEKEEIIRISEQIGTYETSILPYEDCCTVFLPKSPSTNPNMKVIRQLERSMDWLDDYIDQAIEAVETKVIRPQEQKLGEWERLF; encoded by the coding sequence ATGAGACCGCAATATATACTAGTCCGGTTCGGCGAGGTCACACTGAAGGGCAGAAATCGAACCAGATTCGAGCAGCAGCTGGTCAAGGATATGAAGCGCAAGCTCGAAGCTTTTCCGAAATCGGCGATCGAGCATACATTTGGACGGGCGCTTATAGCTTTGAATGGTGAAGCGTACGAAGGGGTCTCAGCGGCTTTGAAGCGGGTATTTGGCATCTACTCCTTCAGCCCGGTGCTGCGCACCGACCAGCAGCTGGAGAACATTCGCGAGGCTGCGCTGGCCGTAATGAAGCAGTATGATCCGGAACCGCGGACATTCAAGGTGACCGCAAGGAGAGCGGACAAATCTTATCCGCATGATTCGCAAAAAATGAACCATCTGGTTGGCGGCTATGTGCTGAAGAACATGCCCGGACTAAAAGTGGATGTCCGAGAACCGGAAGTCCAGCTCTGGGTAGAAATTCGCCCTGAGGGCGTCTTCGTCTATTCTCAAATTGAGAAAGGGCTTAAGGGATTTCCCGCGGGATCAAATGGCAAGGGCATGCTCATGCTGTCAGGGGGGATCGACAGCCCAGTAGCCGGTTGGCTGGCCATGAAGCGAGGACTTCGCGTAGAGGCTGTACATTTTCACAGTTACCCTTATACAAGCGAAAGAGCCAAGCAAAAGGTCATTGACTTGGCTCGAACGCTTGCCGATTATGTGGATGAAGTAACCCTTCACCTAGTGCCTTTTACCGATATACAAGTTCGTCTGAAGCAGGAGAGCAACGATAATTTGCTCATCACGCTAATGCGGCGTATCATGTTTCGCATTACAGAGAAGCTTGCGCATGCGAACGATGCCAAGGCGATCGTGACGGGAGAGAATTTGGGCCAGGTAGCCAGCCAGACGCTGTCCAGTTTGTATGCGATCGAACAGGTGACGACTTTGCCCATCCTGAGGCCGCTGATCATGATGGAAAAGGAAGAAATTATCCGCATATCCGAACAGATCGGCACCTATGAGACCTCGATTCTTCCCTATGAGGATTGCTGTACGGTATTCTTGCCTAAATCGCCCAGCACCAATCCGAACATGAAGGTCATTCGTCAATTGGAGCGGTCGATGGATTGGCTGGATGATTATATCGACCAAGCCATTGAGGCGGTGGAAACCAAAGTCATCCGGCCCCAGGAGCAAAAGCTCGGTGAATGGGAGCGTTTGTTCTAG
- a CDS encoding YlaH-like family protein, with protein sequence MQESVPTNAANEVEIPAFDWSAFLTDKERYLGLALPNWVTWILIFLFLSYIYNKVFRVRKLPILKDLIVYAIMLAGAFLLLIFQVDAGLPILYSLTVAVLLMFTVRVRYWVEERRKGSEAGGGKNV encoded by the coding sequence ATGCAGGAGAGTGTGCCGACAAATGCGGCCAACGAAGTGGAAATTCCGGCATTTGACTGGAGCGCATTTTTGACGGACAAGGAGCGTTATTTGGGGCTGGCGCTGCCGAATTGGGTCACGTGGATCTTGATTTTTCTTTTTTTGTCCTATATTTATAATAAGGTTTTCCGCGTAAGGAAGCTTCCGATCTTAAAGGACTTGATCGTTTACGCCATTATGCTGGCGGGTGCCTTCCTGCTGCTGATTTTCCAGGTGGACGCGGGGCTGCCGATTTTGTACAGCTTGACTGTAGCTGTTCTGCTCATGTTTACGGTTCGGGTAAGATATTGGGTAGAGGAACGGCGGAAAGGCTCGGAAGCAGGCGGGGGCAAAAACGTATGA
- the typA gene encoding translational GTPase TypA encodes MHNREKIRNIAIIAHVDHGKTTLVDRLLQQSGQFRDNEAIQERAMDSNDLERERGITILAKNTAISYKDHLINIVDTPGHADFGGEVERIMKMVDGVLLVVDAFEGCMPQTKFVLRKALEQKLTPIVVVNKIDRPNARPEEVIDEVLELFIELEANDDQLEFPVVYASGLQGISGLSPSELQSTMEPLFDKIVEHIPAPTENPEEPLQFQVTLLDYNEYLGRIAIGRVNRGTVRQGQSVAVMNRDGQTKQARVEKLFGFQGLKRVEMEEAGAGDIIAIAGIKEINIGETIADPQHPEALEVLKIDEPTMQMTFAVNNSPFAGREGKWVTSRKLQERLYKELETDVSLRVDPTDSPDAFIVSGRGELHLGILIENMRREGYELQVSKPEVIIKEIDGVRSEPVERLLIDVPEESMGAVMESLGTRKAEMVNMINNGNGQVRLEFLIPARGLIGYRTAFLTMTRGYGIMNHAFDKYAPYFGQDVGGRHEGVLVSSETGTSTQYGMMSVEDRGILFVHPGTEVYEGMIVGEHNRDNDIIVNICKEKQLTNVRSATKEETVKMKTPRILSLEQALEYLNDDEYCEITPKSIRLRKKILNKNERERAEKQRKLSKSGV; translated from the coding sequence ATGCATAATCGGGAAAAAATCAGGAATATCGCCATCATTGCTCACGTCGATCATGGCAAAACGACATTGGTTGACCGCCTGCTTCAGCAATCAGGCCAATTCAGGGACAACGAAGCGATTCAGGAACGGGCAATGGATTCTAATGATCTGGAACGTGAGAGAGGCATTACGATTCTGGCTAAGAATACGGCGATTTCTTATAAAGATCACTTGATCAATATCGTAGATACACCGGGTCACGCCGATTTTGGCGGCGAGGTGGAGCGCATTATGAAAATGGTGGACGGCGTCTTGCTCGTCGTCGACGCTTTCGAAGGCTGCATGCCGCAGACGAAGTTCGTTCTGCGCAAAGCGCTGGAGCAAAAGTTGACGCCGATTGTCGTCGTCAACAAGATTGACCGACCGAATGCCCGTCCGGAGGAAGTAATCGATGAGGTATTGGAGCTCTTCATTGAGCTGGAAGCGAATGATGATCAACTTGAGTTCCCGGTCGTATATGCATCCGGCCTGCAAGGGATAAGCGGACTGAGTCCGTCCGAGTTGCAGTCGACGATGGAGCCGCTGTTCGACAAAATCGTCGAGCACATTCCCGCACCGACCGAAAATCCGGAGGAGCCGCTGCAATTCCAGGTTACGCTGCTGGACTATAATGAATACCTGGGCCGCATCGCGATCGGCCGGGTCAACCGGGGAACGGTTCGCCAAGGCCAAAGCGTGGCTGTCATGAATCGTGACGGCCAGACGAAGCAGGCGCGCGTTGAGAAGCTGTTCGGCTTTCAGGGGTTGAAGCGTGTCGAGATGGAAGAAGCCGGCGCTGGAGATATTATTGCGATTGCCGGCATTAAGGAAATCAACATCGGCGAAACGATTGCCGATCCTCAGCATCCGGAAGCGCTGGAAGTGCTTAAGATTGACGAACCGACCATGCAGATGACGTTTGCTGTCAACAACAGTCCGTTTGCGGGCCGGGAAGGCAAGTGGGTCACATCCCGCAAGCTGCAGGAAAGGCTGTATAAGGAGCTTGAGACTGACGTGAGCTTGCGTGTCGATCCTACGGACAGCCCGGACGCATTCATTGTGTCCGGACGCGGGGAGCTTCACTTGGGCATCCTGATTGAGAATATGCGCAGAGAAGGATATGAGCTGCAGGTATCCAAGCCCGAGGTCATCATCAAGGAGATCGACGGCGTGCGCTCCGAGCCGGTCGAGCGTCTGTTGATCGACGTTCCGGAAGAGAGCATGGGAGCTGTAATGGAAAGCCTGGGAACACGCAAAGCCGAGATGGTCAACATGATCAACAACGGCAATGGTCAGGTTCGCCTGGAATTTTTGATTCCGGCACGCGGATTAATCGGATACCGCACCGCTTTCCTGACAATGACGCGGGGATATGGCATCATGAACCACGCTTTTGACAAGTATGCGCCGTATTTCGGTCAAGATGTTGGGGGCAGGCATGAGGGCGTGCTCGTTTCCAGCGAAACAGGCACTTCCACCCAATATGGCATGATGAGTGTAGAGGACCGCGGCATCCTGTTTGTTCATCCGGGAACCGAGGTATACGAAGGCATGATCGTCGGTGAACACAACCGCGACAACGATATTATCGTCAATATATGCAAGGAAAAGCAGTTGACCAACGTGCGCTCCGCTACGAAGGAAGAGACCGTCAAGATGAAGACGCCTCGCATTCTGTCGCTGGAGCAGGCGCTGGAATATTTGAACGATGACGAGTATTGCGAGATTACGCCGAAGTCGATTCGCCTCCGCAAAAAAATCCTGAACAAGAACGAACGGGAAAGAGCGGAAAAGCAAAGGAAGCTTTCGAAGTCCGGCGTGTAG
- a CDS encoding TerC family protein, producing MWDFISALAIIIFIDLILAGDNAIVIAMAARKLPKEKQRVVILWGTFGAIAIRAAATLLMVSLLNLPWLMLAGGLLLVWIAYKLLVGDDEHEVKAQDSIFGAIRTIIIADAAMGIDNVIAVAGAAEGEHQYLLVIIGLLISIPIIIWGSTLFVKLINKYSWILYIGGGVLAYTAAKMITGERKLAGVFDNAWIKYGFDALVILGVLGIGYLVKSRRAARAAAAAESTAAE from the coding sequence ATGTGGGATTTTATTTCTGCGTTGGCTATCATCATCTTTATCGACCTTATCTTGGCCGGCGACAATGCGATCGTCATCGCCATGGCCGCTCGCAAATTGCCAAAGGAAAAACAGAGGGTCGTCATCTTGTGGGGAACGTTCGGGGCCATCGCGATTCGCGCTGCCGCTACATTGCTGATGGTAAGCTTGCTGAACTTGCCGTGGCTCATGCTGGCAGGCGGGCTCCTGTTGGTTTGGATCGCCTACAAGCTGCTTGTCGGGGACGACGAGCATGAAGTGAAGGCGCAGGACAGTATATTCGGCGCTATTCGAACAATCATTATTGCCGATGCGGCAATGGGGATTGACAACGTGATCGCCGTCGCAGGCGCTGCGGAAGGCGAACATCAATATTTGCTCGTGATCATCGGGCTGTTGATCAGCATTCCGATCATCATCTGGGGCAGCACCTTGTTCGTCAAGCTGATCAACAAATATTCCTGGATTTTGTATATCGGCGGCGGCGTGCTCGCTTACACAGCTGCGAAGATGATTACCGGCGAACGCAAGCTGGCCGGAGTATTTGACAATGCCTGGATCAAGTACGGCTTCGACGCCTTGGTTATTCTCGGCGTGTTAGGCATCGGGTATTTGGTGAAATCCCGCCGGGCCGCCAGAGCGGCGGCCGCCGCAGAATCTACCGCTGCGGAATGA
- a CDS encoding DUF1540 domain-containing protein, translated as MAVFLLGIAAARACRITAVAIGEAVSGGDEQMPEVKCSVANCTYWGEGNNCRADAIMIDIDQHAGKKFDAEFAGESFDTEHQDTANKSSSTCCHTFKPKYD; from the coding sequence ATGGCGGTTTTTTTATTGGGCATTGCTGCTGCCAGAGCTTGCCGAATAACGGCCGTGGCGATCGGGGAAGCTGTTAGTGGGGGTGATGAGCAAATGCCAGAAGTCAAATGCAGTGTAGCCAATTGCACCTACTGGGGCGAAGGAAATAATTGCAGAGCAGACGCCATTATGATCGACATTGACCAACATGCCGGCAAGAAGTTTGACGCTGAGTTCGCCGGGGAATCCTTTGATACGGAGCATCAGGACACGGCAAACAAAAGTTCGAGCACATGCTGTCACACGTTTAAACCCAAATATGACTAG
- a CDS encoding TerC family protein has translation MEELVLFSQMLLINMVLSGDNAVVIAMACKNLPPEHRTKAVWWGAGGAVALRLLLTAGAVVLLDIPLIRAVGSLLLLYIAIKLLTDHGGVSTVRQAGSLSGAIWTIIMADFIMSLDNVLAVAALANGNMTLLIAGIAMSIPLIIWGSSLIMRWMNRYPVLVLLGAAILGYTAGKMMVEDPIVQPQLLQFHASALWLVPLLFTSLAIGVGLWHKGRNAL, from the coding sequence TTGGAGGAGCTAGTGTTGTTTTCTCAGATGCTGCTGATCAACATGGTGCTGAGCGGAGATAATGCAGTCGTCATAGCGATGGCCTGCAAAAACTTGCCGCCCGAGCACAGGACCAAAGCAGTATGGTGGGGAGCTGGCGGTGCTGTAGCGCTCCGCTTGTTGTTGACCGCAGGCGCAGTTGTCCTGCTCGATATTCCGTTAATCCGGGCTGTAGGATCCCTGCTTCTGCTCTATATCGCAATCAAGCTGCTGACCGACCATGGCGGCGTCTCGACGGTTCGGCAGGCAGGCTCATTGAGCGGCGCGATCTGGACCATTATTATGGCGGATTTCATCATGAGTCTGGATAATGTGCTGGCAGTGGCGGCATTGGCTAACGGCAACATGACTCTGCTCATTGCAGGCATCGCCATGAGCATTCCGCTCATTATCTGGGGGAGCTCGCTTATTATGCGTTGGATGAACCGCTATCCCGTGCTTGTTCTGCTTGGCGCGGCGATATTGGGATACACGGCAGGAAAAATGATGGTAGAGGACCCGATCGTGCAGCCGCAGCTGCTGCAGTTCCATGCGTCGGCCCTGTGGCTGGTGCCGCTCTTGTTCACCAGTCTGGCGATTGGCGTCGGATTGTGGCACAAAGGACGAAACGCCTTGTAA
- a CDS encoding LCP family protein, whose product MSELENPLPPRTKGKKKMKKPPKKRSPIRMAILGLFLALLLAGGITAGYYYLKLEEVVGDISVGLNVEVPKEELASQKPISILLLGIDAREGLGLLNTDVIMVLALNPDRKTATIVSIPRDTYVDPTGWRPHKANYFYAAAYNDNKDTVFQEVKTIFGEMLSIPIDYASVVDFKTFEDMVDALGGLEIDVDKDMCYRDRADGTYINLKAGLQQLDGKEALDFVRYRQSNCGTAGSSDFERNQRQQQVISKVVEKVKSPTIILRGGGVLDAIADNVRTDIPETQIKSLIMTYAGISNDKINYIPLEGSWRSPYIYLDEEGLNAAISRLQEELDPSPPAQADEAATADQSDGGSVDW is encoded by the coding sequence ATGAGTGAACTTGAAAATCCGTTGCCGCCCCGCACCAAGGGCAAGAAAAAAATGAAGAAGCCTCCCAAGAAGAGGTCGCCCATTCGCATGGCCATATTGGGTCTGTTTCTCGCTTTGCTGCTGGCAGGCGGGATCACCGCAGGCTATTACTACTTGAAATTGGAGGAAGTGGTCGGAGACATCTCGGTTGGTCTGAATGTCGAGGTGCCGAAGGAAGAACTGGCTTCGCAGAAGCCGATTTCGATCTTGCTTCTGGGAATCGATGCGCGCGAGGGGCTGGGGTTGTTGAATACGGATGTCATCATGGTGCTTGCCTTGAATCCGGATCGAAAAACAGCCACGATCGTTTCAATCCCGCGGGATACATACGTGGATCCGACAGGCTGGAGACCACACAAAGCGAATTACTTTTATGCGGCAGCCTACAACGACAACAAGGATACGGTATTTCAGGAAGTAAAAACCATTTTTGGCGAGATGCTGTCCATTCCCATCGACTATGCGTCAGTTGTTGATTTCAAGACTTTCGAGGATATGGTCGATGCTCTTGGCGGTCTGGAGATCGACGTGGACAAGGATATGTGCTACCGGGATCGCGCAGACGGAACTTATATCAATCTGAAGGCTGGCTTGCAACAGTTGGATGGCAAGGAAGCGCTCGACTTTGTCCGCTATCGCCAGTCGAATTGCGGCACGGCAGGTTCGAGCGATTTCGAACGAAACCAGCGACAGCAGCAAGTGATTTCGAAAGTTGTTGAGAAAGTGAAGTCCCCGACTATAATTTTGCGCGGCGGGGGCGTGCTGGACGCCATTGCGGACAATGTGCGAACGGATATCCCGGAAACGCAGATCAAAAGCTTAATTATGACATATGCGGGCATTTCCAACGATAAGATAAACTATATCCCGCTTGAAGGCTCTTGGCGAAGCCCATACATTTATTTGGACGAAGAAGGGTTAAACGCCGCTATAAGCCGACTGCAGGAGGAACTCGACCCTTCGCCTCCGGCACAGGCGGATGAAGCGGCTACCGCTGACCAGTCTGACGGGGGAAGCGTCGACTGGTAG
- a CDS encoding YpuI family protein, whose amino-acid sequence MAIHDVKNLCESTRTKLKEAIAKLEIFLNHHSIAQLNGEQQDEAMNEFYRGFLADMRHLLVFSEVAYEKLGISLRRPNFNVEYAEKVLYDVYHNCVNHFFYPKNECYSEDGRYAYTGQDAIRFRKKPIRSVRDITLDLSKIFEELREDLAYYETDYITQKRMQGEHV is encoded by the coding sequence GTGGCAATCCATGATGTGAAAAACTTGTGTGAATCAACAAGAACAAAGCTGAAGGAAGCTATCGCCAAACTGGAAATTTTCTTGAACCATCACTCCATTGCCCAGCTCAACGGTGAGCAGCAGGATGAGGCAATGAATGAATTTTATCGCGGCTTTCTTGCAGATATGCGCCACCTGCTTGTTTTTTCCGAGGTGGCCTACGAAAAGCTGGGGATTAGCTTGCGCAGGCCCAACTTTAACGTAGAATATGCGGAAAAAGTGCTGTACGACGTTTACCATAATTGTGTCAATCACTTTTTCTATCCGAAGAATGAATGCTACTCGGAGGACGGGCGATACGCCTACACCGGCCAAGATGCCATACGTTTTCGCAAGAAGCCGATTCGATCCGTTCGGGACATTACATTGGATCTATCCAAAATCTTCGAGGAGCTGCGCGAGGATTTGGCGTATTACGAGACCGACTACATCACCCAGAAACGGATGCAAGGGGAGCACGTCTAA
- a CDS encoding Nif3-like dinuclear metal center hexameric protein: MLANGQTVIQLMERWAPKRLAVPDDRIGLQVGTLNKKLEKVLVALDVTDEVVEEAIEAQAGLIIAHHAVIFRPLKALRTDLPGGKLLEKLIKHDIAVYIAHTNLDIAEGGVNDMLADALALEDRQLLSETSRDPYRKLVVYVPHSHADAVSEALFQAGAGHIGAYSECSFQSEGTGTFTPSAVSQPFIGETGRREHVPEKRIETIVPAQLERQVIQAMRKAHPYEEPAFDLFPLELAGHAYGLGRIGKRSEPCTLRELIDEVKRVCEVPFVRFVGDEQQQVSKIAVLGGSGGRYLAQAQFAGADVMITGDVDYHAAHDAWAAGMSVIDPGHNIEKIMKKGVAERVGSMLQEQGYTTAILPSTVNTEVFKLG; the protein is encoded by the coding sequence ATGTTAGCAAACGGCCAGACGGTCATACAGCTTATGGAGCGATGGGCGCCGAAGCGCCTTGCCGTACCGGATGACCGCATCGGCTTGCAAGTAGGGACTTTGAACAAGAAGCTCGAAAAGGTTCTTGTCGCGTTGGATGTAACGGATGAAGTTGTAGAGGAAGCGATCGAGGCGCAGGCCGGTTTGATTATTGCCCATCATGCGGTCATCTTCCGTCCGCTCAAAGCATTGCGGACAGATCTTCCCGGGGGCAAGCTGCTGGAGAAGCTGATCAAGCATGATATTGCCGTCTACATCGCTCACACGAATCTCGACATTGCAGAAGGCGGCGTGAATGACATGCTCGCCGATGCGCTTGCCTTGGAGGACCGTCAGCTTCTCTCCGAAACTTCACGCGATCCATACCGGAAGCTTGTTGTGTATGTACCGCACAGTCATGCGGATGCCGTGAGCGAGGCGTTATTCCAAGCAGGGGCGGGGCATATCGGCGCATATAGCGAATGCAGCTTTCAGTCGGAGGGCACAGGAACATTTACGCCATCGGCGGTCTCTCAGCCCTTTATCGGCGAAACGGGGAGGCGGGAGCATGTGCCGGAGAAGCGGATAGAGACAATCGTTCCTGCCCAGCTTGAGCGCCAGGTTATTCAAGCCATGCGCAAGGCGCATCCTTATGAGGAGCCTGCCTTCGATTTGTTTCCGTTGGAGCTTGCTGGCCATGCCTATGGCCTTGGCAGAATCGGCAAGCGGTCAGAGCCATGCACGCTTCGCGAGCTTATTGACGAGGTCAAGCGGGTATGCGAGGTACCGTTCGTGCGCTTTGTCGGCGACGAGCAGCAGCAGGTCAGCAAGATTGCGGTATTGGGCGGTTCAGGGGGAAGGTATTTGGCGCAGGCGCAGTTTGCAGGAGCAGACGTAATGATTACGGGCGACGTCGATTATCATGCAGCACACGATGCATGGGCAGCCGGCATGAGCGTGATCGATCCTGGACACAATATCGAGAAGATAATGAAGAAGGGCGTTGCAGAGAGGGTGGGGAGCATGCTGCAGGAGCAAGGGTACACAACGGCTATACTTCCCTCGACCGTGAATACAGAAGTATTCAAGCTTGGATGA
- a CDS encoding S8 family peptidase has translation MLRKITAVLVIVAGLWIILPGEDGGNAPEQDRPEAQRELVMKQQLMAADISRTNVLCRTQCKHDLRMLASNGQLQPSRYKAFLSEHPHIVQVHELDRSGNSSPHGEELPAVQHAPASRYMQKAKEKALRGEVYESPTFEADGTPYFILAMPVDAATKAKPGHKASMSAADDEPQALVAVVKQQLLKEVEVHQKKNLRIVPYPSDKRFRVESVDFDTGEDVRVDHPEENEGTSHYYVNQVVVRFVEPLSEEDAALLERELDLASAEKLGYAYVLTSNSLTTQEMMAYLEQWSTVYMEPHYLYLTNGRPDAEPYTQRNQEAAIGGRTEMFSETAPNDALYDPYQWNLPTIETLEGWKYSKGNEEVTVAVIDTGVDLTHPDLAGQLLHGMNLVDEQTEPNDDVGHGTHVAGVISALTDNYEGIAGMTWYNKVLPVKVLDASGAGSTYDVARGIIWATDQGAKVINMSLGNYADAEFLHDAVRYAYDRDVVLIAATGNDNTEQPGYPAAYPEVFAVSATDPYNRRAFFSNYGDYVDVVAPGENIASTYMQNQYAALSGTSMASPHVAALAALIRSVNPLLSNAEVMDLMRETAIDLGAEGKDKEYGYGLIDVNTALERASQAKSSILYWSKWLGKASLRGNEAR, from the coding sequence ATGCTGCGAAAAATTACCGCTGTCCTAGTTATTGTTGCCGGCTTATGGATCATTCTTCCGGGAGAAGACGGGGGAAACGCCCCGGAACAAGACCGTCCGGAAGCACAGAGGGAGCTCGTCATGAAACAGCAGCTGATGGCCGCGGATATTTCCCGCACCAACGTCCTCTGCCGCACGCAGTGCAAGCACGATCTTCGCATGCTTGCATCCAACGGTCAACTGCAGCCATCCCGGTACAAAGCGTTCTTGTCCGAGCATCCGCATATCGTGCAGGTTCATGAACTGGATCGCTCAGGGAACAGCTCGCCGCACGGGGAGGAGCTGCCAGCCGTTCAGCATGCTCCGGCATCGCGTTATATGCAGAAAGCCAAGGAAAAAGCGCTTCGGGGAGAAGTGTATGAATCGCCGACCTTTGAAGCGGACGGGACGCCCTATTTTATTCTGGCCATGCCTGTCGACGCCGCAACGAAAGCAAAGCCAGGCCATAAAGCTTCCATGTCTGCCGCCGATGACGAACCGCAGGCGCTGGTTGCCGTTGTCAAGCAGCAGCTGCTCAAAGAGGTGGAGGTGCATCAGAAGAAAAACCTGCGCATTGTGCCATATCCGAGCGACAAACGCTTCAGGGTGGAGTCGGTGGATTTTGATACCGGAGAGGATGTGCGGGTCGATCATCCGGAGGAAAATGAAGGAACCAGCCACTATTACGTGAACCAAGTTGTGGTCAGGTTCGTCGAGCCTCTGTCCGAGGAAGACGCGGCATTGCTTGAACGCGAGCTTGATCTGGCTTCTGCGGAAAAGCTTGGCTATGCTTATGTGCTGACGTCCAACAGCCTGACTACGCAAGAAATGATGGCCTATTTGGAGCAATGGAGTACCGTTTATATGGAGCCGCATTACTTGTACTTAACGAATGGACGGCCCGATGCGGAGCCCTACACGCAACGGAATCAAGAAGCTGCCATCGGCGGGCGAACGGAGATGTTCAGCGAAACAGCGCCGAACGATGCCTTGTATGACCCGTATCAATGGAATCTTCCGACGATCGAGACGCTGGAAGGCTGGAAATACTCCAAAGGCAACGAGGAAGTGACCGTTGCGGTGATCGATACCGGCGTTGATCTGACGCATCCGGATCTCGCGGGCCAATTGCTGCATGGCATGAATCTCGTCGACGAGCAAACTGAACCTAACGATGATGTAGGCCATGGCACTCACGTTGCCGGAGTCATCTCGGCTCTGACTGACAATTATGAGGGGATTGCGGGCATGACCTGGTACAATAAAGTGCTGCCTGTCAAAGTATTGGATGCTTCAGGCGCTGGCAGTACGTACGATGTCGCCAGAGGAATTATATGGGCCACGGATCAGGGAGCCAAAGTGATCAACATGAGCCTAGGCAACTACGCCGATGCCGAATTCCTGCATGACGCCGTGAGGTATGCTTATGATCGGGATGTCGTGCTCATTGCCGCAACAGGCAATGATAATACGGAACAGCCGGGCTATCCCGCTGCCTACCCTGAGGTTTTCGCAGTGTCTGCCACCGATCCATACAATCGCCGCGCGTTTTTCTCCAATTACGGCGATTACGTCGATGTTGTCGCTCCTGGAGAAAATATCGCCAGCACCTACATGCAGAATCAGTATGCAGCCTTGTCAGGCACGTCCATGGCCAGCCCGCATGTCGCAGCATTGGCCGCGCTCATCCGCTCCGTCAATCCGCTTCTTTCCAATGCGGAAGTGATGGATCTCATGCGCGAAACAGCCATTGATTTGGGCGCAGAAGGCAAGGACAAGGAATACGGATACGGATTAATTGATGTCAACACAGCGCTGGAACGGGCGTCACAGGCGAAATCCAGCATCTTATATTGGTCCAAATGGCTGGGGAAGGCATCGCTTCGCGGCAACGAAGCACGCTAG
- a CDS encoding DUF308 domain-containing protein produces MDRKQDGHDQELFEPKTNEFDGSVNAVADTGRHTNEFADELDGEYEAEFSPFREAEVNATEAMNPARGSMTGSARQADEEYAAEVAAPAPRVLTNPEEERPQESRTANREQPEQAQQGAGMGWAALILAIASLFLLPQLLGPAAAIVGAIAWTRGSRALGVWSIVIGLISLVSYFILVPLYA; encoded by the coding sequence ATGGACCGCAAGCAAGACGGACATGATCAGGAATTGTTTGAACCGAAAACGAACGAATTCGACGGTTCGGTTAATGCAGTAGCGGATACCGGAAGGCATACGAATGAATTTGCTGACGAGCTTGACGGAGAGTACGAAGCCGAATTTTCTCCGTTTCGGGAAGCTGAAGTCAATGCGACAGAAGCGATGAATCCAGCGCGCGGCTCCATGACCGGCAGCGCCCGTCAAGCTGACGAGGAGTATGCCGCCGAGGTAGCGGCTCCCGCTCCGAGAGTGCTGACGAATCCTGAGGAAGAGCGGCCGCAGGAAAGCCGTACAGCCAATCGCGAACAGCCGGAACAGGCGCAGCAAGGAGCCGGCATGGGGTGGGCGGCTCTAATACTAGCTATTGCGTCCTTGTTCCTGCTGCCTCAGCTGTTAGGTCCTGCGGCGGCGATCGTAGGCGCCATAGCCTGGACCAGAGGAAGTCGCGCATTAGGTGTCTGGTCGATTGTGATTGGCTTGATTTCACTCGTTTCTTACTTTATTCTCGTTCCGCTATACGCATAG